One window of the Mycoplasmopsis anatis genome contains the following:
- a CDS encoding OppA family ABC transporter substrate-binding lipoprotein, with protein sequence MKFNKRILLFSSMSITGLLTTLSVYSCKFNETNNKNIKTLQILKEDKLETNPYFLDYSTVMKTNIDSDNILQSSVAAQLFRIITVKSPEYEKNSSYKLKSSGVYAYKFELAEKIIIETINGTEIEFNNDDFELIDSNAEIYEKAISSNPKSINSRAFIQAMNNAKKMKIKIKDNVYWVDSSGEKTKYTINAKDFWFSYLRSYYNGFFQRSFTNQNGDYRTSILIDLENKKRLNDLSNQRFGTNLFTNNQQFEIHGISSSKFIEFADNLEPKNAVQDNFLIFEEDEDYAEVKNFMGFFDLMLVNSLIFSPAPSDFIKEESKTLNQTFNKNDKEIPLYGYGIIKEIGLYFYGVNGWKQNLYAGPYIPNKNASDTNKLVLTKNKYYYDKNFVNSKENIERIELKYSQTDPILNFNKIKNDNNTLVNLLSLTQEQQKYFNSNTKDYKFIPYKKYNKTTSVGNNAFNITPKPDELVNVNSSSILNSIDYNSIAFNDNFSKIVYGSSIKELKQGYRGEFDNKLSISSGVFENNSISFRSIINASINWNYVKDSLNLSSDLWITNAAPDAKIGGTNQNTSKFKTLREAKEIVNDLIVINNEGQKIELNKQNSNQLKSSSFNILQKHMKKLLDQLFNNKSLGLNKSENITWIIYNNRLLNQNEIKMYEQIIEVIKEIDPRLNPVFNYLPTQVEIDKVYGTSNGTGNNSTYQFITYSYEKDSLAPYLDKITHAIGMSPFALWYKFSNLKANDILAINFPEITRFSKIMKEKFEEGFLKLNEIYTKDNDSNLFRKIKWDDLNKFNSYEERNLYLRGILKTNENNQTGYTNYGFGGLGYLWDNNKKIFKIDNIIEQAKFANYYLTISTNEQLIELIRELNTFRSFGIDLDKKIDSINFLDYKIVNKNWVYNIPYNDVIYVQDIKIK encoded by the coding sequence ATGAAATTTAATAAACGTATTTTACTTTTTTCAAGCATGAGTATTACAGGATTATTAACCACTTTATCTGTATACTCATGCAAATTTAATGAAACAAATAACAAAAATATAAAAACACTTCAAATATTAAAAGAGGATAAACTTGAGACTAATCCATATTTTTTGGATTACTCTACAGTAATGAAAACAAATATTGATTCTGATAATATATTGCAGTCTTCGGTTGCGGCACAACTTTTTAGAATTATTACTGTTAAATCACCAGAATATGAAAAAAATTCAAGTTATAAATTAAAATCGTCAGGAGTTTATGCATATAAATTTGAATTAGCCGAGAAGATTATTATCGAAACTATTAACGGAACAGAAATTGAATTTAATAACGATGACTTTGAACTTATTGACAGTAATGCCGAAATATATGAAAAAGCTATAAGTTCAAATCCTAAATCAATTAACTCAAGAGCTTTTATTCAAGCGATGAATAATGCTAAAAAAATGAAGATTAAAATTAAAGACAATGTGTATTGAGTAGATTCATCAGGAGAAAAAACTAAGTATACCATCAACGCAAAAGACTTCTGATTTTCTTATTTAAGAAGTTATTATAATGGTTTTTTCCAACGTTCTTTTACCAATCAAAATGGTGATTATAGAACTTCAATACTAATAGATTTAGAAAATAAGAAAAGACTTAATGACTTATCAAATCAAAGATTTGGTACCAATTTATTCACAAATAACCAACAATTTGAAATCCATGGTATAAGTTCAAGCAAATTTATTGAGTTTGCTGACAATTTAGAACCTAAAAATGCAGTACAAGATAATTTTTTAATTTTTGAAGAAGATGAAGATTATGCGGAAGTAAAAAATTTTATGGGTTTCTTTGATTTAATGTTAGTTAATTCATTAATTTTTAGCCCGGCACCAAGTGACTTTATCAAAGAAGAGTCAAAAACTCTTAATCAAACATTCAATAAGAACGATAAAGAAATACCACTTTATGGTTATGGAATAATAAAAGAAATCGGATTGTATTTTTACGGTGTAAATGGGTGAAAACAAAATTTATATGCTGGTCCATATATACCTAACAAAAATGCATCAGATACAAATAAATTGGTGCTTACAAAAAATAAATACTATTATGATAAAAATTTTGTTAACTCAAAGGAAAATATTGAAAGAATTGAATTAAAATACTCTCAAACAGATCCGATATTAAATTTTAACAAGATTAAAAATGACAACAATACACTAGTTAATCTACTTTCTTTAACACAAGAACAACAGAAATATTTTAATTCTAACACTAAAGATTACAAATTTATTCCTTATAAAAAATACAATAAAACAACTTCAGTTGGGAACAATGCATTTAATATAACTCCGAAACCTGATGAATTAGTTAATGTTAATTCCTCTTCAATATTAAATTCAATTGATTACAATTCAATTGCTTTTAATGATAATTTCTCCAAAATTGTTTATGGTTCTTCAATTAAAGAACTAAAGCAAGGATATCGGGGAGAATTTGATAATAAACTGTCTATATCTTCGGGTGTTTTTGAAAATAATTCAATATCATTCCGTTCAATAATAAATGCATCAATAAATTGAAATTATGTAAAAGACTCATTAAATCTTAGCTCAGATCTTTGAATAACAAATGCAGCCCCAGATGCTAAAATAGGTGGAACAAATCAAAATACCAGCAAGTTTAAAACCCTTAGAGAAGCAAAAGAAATTGTCAATGACTTGATCGTTATTAATAATGAAGGCCAAAAAATTGAACTGAATAAGCAAAATTCAAACCAACTTAAAAGTTCAAGTTTTAATATCTTACAAAAACATATGAAAAAATTGCTAGATCAGTTATTTAACAATAAATCCTTAGGTTTAAACAAGTCAGAAAATATAACTTGAATAATTTACAACAACCGTTTATTAAATCAAAATGAAATAAAAATGTATGAACAAATAATAGAAGTTATTAAAGAGATAGATCCAAGATTAAATCCAGTCTTTAATTATTTACCAACTCAAGTCGAAATTGACAAGGTATATGGTACATCTAATGGTACAGGTAATAATTCAACTTATCAATTTATTACTTATTCATATGAAAAAGATAGTTTAGCTCCTTATCTTGATAAAATTACCCATGCAATAGGTATGAGTCCATTTGCACTTTGATATAAATTCAGCAATCTCAAAGCTAATGATATATTAGCAATTAACTTCCCAGAAATAACTAGATTTAGCAAAATAATGAAAGAAAAATTCGAAGAAGGTTTTCTGAAATTAAATGAAATATATACTAAAGACAATGATAGTAACTTATTTAGAAAAATAAAATGAGATGATTTAAATAAGTTTAACTCATATGAGGAAAGAAACTTATATCTTAGAGGAATTTTAAAAACAAATGAAAATAATCAAACTGGATATACCAACTACGGTTTTGGTGGTTTAGGTTATTTATGAGACAACAATAAAAAAATATTTAAGATCGATAACATTATCGAACAGGCCAAATTTGCAAATTATTATCTAACAATAAGCACTAATGAACAATTAATCGAACTAATAAGAGAATTAAACACTTTTAGATCATTCGGTATCGACTTAGATAAAAAAATTGATTCAATTAACTTTTTAGATTACAAAATTGTAAATAAAAACTGAGTATATAACATTCCCTATAATGATGTAATTTATGTTCAAGATATCAAAATTAAATAA
- a CDS encoding ABC transporter permease subunit, translating to MFKISKLNKKHWIYFLLKILYSFIFFMILISTIYVLFDINSVTPLKISEIWNDSSTSEEVLLKINNEYYLEKSVIFRLIKFWERFFNGQLRNFSTLNEKIGVSNQLLTNNFNYWIKINKYSYFVGIISLIISIPLAYTISFIMILKKYSLRDYLLNTIILMFLSVPLIISIPFVNLILSSLGYDFNFNKNNLLTMILPLTNLVLFNCFSLIQILRPVMINISESNSYLFYKQLGFNKLKIFFLLFLPLTIRKFMNALPFYIVSIFLYGIYFETFYSFPGTISYIYGVISNYETDSICYFFTTIILTFIVSFLFMDFLINLVTVKDKYAK from the coding sequence ATGTTCAAGATATCAAAATTAAATAAAAAACATTGAATATATTTTTTACTTAAAATTTTATATTCATTTATTTTCTTTATGATTTTGATATCGACTATATATGTCTTATTCGATATAAATTCTGTCACACCTCTTAAAATTAGCGAAATATGAAATGATTCAAGCACTTCAGAGGAAGTTTTATTAAAGATAAATAATGAATATTATCTAGAAAAATCAGTAATTTTTAGATTAATTAAATTTTGAGAACGTTTTTTCAATGGTCAATTAAGGAATTTTTCAACATTAAATGAGAAAATAGGAGTAAGCAATCAACTTTTAACTAATAATTTTAATTATTGGATTAAAATAAACAAATACTCATATTTTGTCGGTATTATTAGTTTAATTATTAGTATACCACTTGCATATACAATATCTTTTATTATGATTTTGAAAAAATATAGTTTAAGAGATTATCTACTTAACACTATAATTTTAATGTTTTTAAGCGTCCCGCTTATTATATCTATTCCTTTTGTTAATTTAATATTAAGTTCGTTAGGGTATGACTTTAACTTTAATAAAAATAACTTGCTAACAATGATATTACCTTTGACTAATCTAGTACTATTTAACTGCTTTAGTTTAATACAAATTTTAAGACCGGTAATGATAAATATTAGTGAGTCAAATTCATATCTGTTTTATAAGCAATTAGGTTTTAATAAACTGAAAATATTTTTTCTATTATTTTTACCACTAACTATTAGAAAATTTATGAATGCTTTACCTTTTTATATTGTTAGTATCTTTCTTTATGGTATTTATTTCGAAACTTTTTATAGCTTTCCTGGAACAATAAGTTATATTTACGGTGTAATTAGTAATTATGAAACTGACTCAATTTGTTATTTTTTCACTACTATCATCTTAACTTTTATTGTAAGTTTTTTATTTATGGACTTCCTAATTAATCTAGTAACAGTTAAGGATAAGTATGCAAAATAA
- a CDS encoding ABC transporter permease subunit, whose protein sequence is MQNKKFTLAQPHNLTPMYHRKRNFFTELINNKIFIFLTITLLILVIFSLCSFIFNNKVPEILFKLGIEKNIKTTLITQNNIVEITYNPESNSKIKILEEYLINNNINYNIDKEKIIPILSFNIKDLLSYWDKFTLALGSNNSGESVLIVNLQKFSFSILYAISIFIIELFFSLPIGCWISINKRSFKILNSTLAYLISIPDLLIFMFILVMIKNFLLLTIILILTGIIRMTYWTIQFAITEVKKEYMIILVNSNMNKISIIYKHLIPKIVSKILTIFSARIGYILGLISTINLIGFPIQWNVLNNIREYWKFQVDNILQVLFPLLYLSVFLISFRIWCIAISRTIDVTK, encoded by the coding sequence ATGCAAAATAAAAAATTCACTCTTGCACAGCCGCATAACTTAACCCCTATGTATCATAGAAAAAGAAACTTTTTTACTGAATTAATAAATAATAAAATTTTTATATTTTTAACAATCACACTTTTGATATTAGTAATTTTTTCACTTTGTTCCTTTATTTTTAATAATAAAGTTCCTGAAATATTATTTAAACTTGGTATTGAAAAAAACATTAAAACAACCCTAATAACTCAAAACAACATAGTTGAAATTACCTATAACCCAGAGTCAAACAGTAAAATAAAAATATTAGAAGAATATCTTATAAACAACAACATAAATTATAATATCGATAAAGAAAAGATAATTCCAATATTAAGTTTTAACATAAAAGATCTACTAAGTTACTGAGATAAATTTACTTTAGCATTAGGTTCAAATAATTCGGGTGAATCAGTTTTAATTGTTAATTTACAAAAATTCAGTTTTTCAATTTTATATGCAATATCAATTTTTATAATTGAATTATTTTTTAGTTTACCAATTGGATGTTGAATATCAATTAATAAAAGGAGTTTTAAAATTTTAAATTCAACACTTGCATATTTAATCTCTATACCTGACTTATTAATTTTTATGTTTATATTGGTAATGATAAAAAATTTTCTTCTTCTAACTATAATTCTGATTCTTACTGGAATTATTAGGATGACTTATTGAACAATCCAATTTGCAATTACTGAAGTCAAAAAAGAGTATATGATAATATTAGTCAATTCAAACATGAATAAAATTTCAATAATTTATAAACATCTAATTCCAAAGATTGTCTCAAAAATATTAACTATATTTTCAGCTAGAATAGGTTATATTTTAGGTCTAATAAGTACAATAAATTTAATTGGTTTTCCAATACAATGAAATGTTTTGAACAACATAAGAGAATATTGAAAATTTCAAGTAGATAACATCCTGCAAGTTCTATTTCCTCTATTATATTTAAGCGTTTTTTTGATTAGTTTTAGAATTTGATGTATCGCAATCAGTAGGACAATCGATGTTACAAAATAG
- a CDS encoding alpha/beta fold hydrolase, whose amino-acid sequence MNEFCDEYNIFGLNMPAHGNSEYDNKLMNFETFCEIFRQFLNFLDLRNVTLIGHSLGGGIAGANLINSHQIKKCILIGPMNRTSLAKVKEFNDCFFPTNLNEWEKLIRLCYFNPDSIISNQEIRKKTQQYFVENCVQIEYVYKLGKNLPSNKNMDLIENGLNKSNTKIGLFIGDHDGIIDLENIVPYYQNVVKNLKVYKINNAGHSIWLENWNDFVNKLHEFLNEL is encoded by the coding sequence ATTAATGAATTTTGTGATGAATATAACATTTTTGGACTTAACATGCCTGCACATGGTAATTCAGAATATGATAATAAATTAATGAATTTTGAAACATTTTGTGAGATTTTTAGGCAATTTTTGAACTTTCTAGATTTAAGAAATGTTACGCTTATTGGTCATTCGCTAGGTGGTGGAATTGCTGGTGCAAATTTAATAAATTCACATCAAATTAAAAAATGTATTTTAATTGGACCGATGAATAGAACTAGTTTAGCTAAGGTAAAAGAATTTAATGATTGCTTTTTTCCAACAAATCTCAACGAATGAGAAAAATTAATAAGACTTTGTTATTTTAACCCTGATAGCATTATTTCAAATCAAGAAATTAGAAAAAAAACTCAACAATATTTTGTTGAGAATTGCGTCCAAATTGAGTATGTCTACAAGTTAGGTAAAAATCTACCTTCAAATAAAAATATGGATTTAATTGAAAATGGATTAAACAAGTCTAATACTAAAATTGGATTATTTATCGGAGACCATGATGGAATTATAGATTTAGAAAATATAGTTCCTTATTATCAAAATGTGGTTAAAAATCTAAAAGTTTATAAAATTAATAATGCGGGACATTCAATTTGACTAGAAAATTGAAATGACTTTGTTAATAAACTACATGAATTTTTAAATGAATTATAA
- a CDS encoding YitT family protein, whose amino-acid sequence MKKDNENLNINKSNKKTKKESTQEHKIRKKNAYQRVKVKSSVLYFSQLYNNKSNFKQVLLIIFIGILYGTCLVFLVQNTGLYELGLSAIGQSIGRLTQFLLRYNGYSVELSYFWYNLIFWILYFILNIPLLLLSYKYLSKRFFYFTILFLFVQTLVGLVIGFIPSVEDVFIFANLNKGSPVGFTDYAIYMTLWNSSSDATKQVSIILYGLAWGSLNGVFTGALFILESCSGGFDILGTMIAKKKHKDLGQVLTILNVISLIFANLIGNFIPAIIALNTEKIDTTQVQENTLALDVLFSPNFLAGLGMMAIFQVCINLIFPRYKTVQVQIFAKEYQQLLNTIYENSSSRFSFSVSKVIGSYSKQEQFMIFTNCMYIDAADLISLIREYDKNILITVIDIKKTDGYIYVNTSL is encoded by the coding sequence ATGAAAAAAGACAATGAAAATTTAAATATAAATAAAAGTAATAAAAAAACTAAAAAAGAAAGCACACAAGAGCATAAAATTCGAAAGAAAAATGCATACCAACGTGTTAAAGTTAAGAGTTCAGTTCTTTATTTTTCACAGTTATATAACAACAAAAGTAATTTTAAACAAGTTTTACTAATAATTTTTATAGGTATTCTATATGGTACTTGTTTAGTGTTTTTAGTACAAAACACAGGACTTTATGAGTTAGGTCTAAGTGCAATCGGACAATCAATAGGTAGACTTACCCAATTTTTACTAAGATATAATGGATATTCAGTTGAACTATCGTATTTTTGATATAACTTAATTTTCTGAATACTTTACTTTATATTGAATATTCCTCTTTTACTACTTAGTTATAAATATCTATCAAAAAGATTTTTCTACTTTACGATTCTGTTCTTATTTGTTCAAACTTTAGTTGGGTTAGTTATTGGATTTATTCCAAGTGTTGAAGATGTATTTATATTTGCTAATTTAAATAAAGGTTCTCCAGTAGGTTTTACCGATTACGCTATCTATATGACACTTTGAAATTCAAGTTCAGACGCAACAAAACAAGTTTCAATTATTTTGTATGGATTGGCTTGAGGAAGTCTTAATGGTGTCTTTACAGGAGCGTTATTCATTCTTGAATCTTGTTCTGGAGGTTTTGATATACTTGGAACTATGATTGCAAAAAAGAAGCATAAAGATTTGGGTCAAGTTTTAACAATCCTTAATGTTATTTCGCTTATTTTTGCTAATTTAATAGGTAACTTTATCCCAGCAATAATAGCTCTAAATACTGAGAAAATTGATACAACTCAGGTTCAAGAAAATACACTAGCTTTAGATGTGCTATTTAGTCCTAACTTCTTAGCAGGTTTAGGAATGATGGCTATTTTCCAAGTTTGCATTAATTTAATTTTCCCTAGATACAAGACAGTTCAAGTACAAATTTTTGCAAAAGAATATCAACAATTACTCAATACTATTTACGAAAATAGTAGTAGCAGATTCTCTTTTAGTGTTTCTAAAGTCATAGGAAGTTACTCAAAACAGGAACAATTTATGATTTTCACTAATTGCATGTATATCGATGCAGCAGATTTAATTAGTTTAATTAGGGAATACGACAAAAATATTTTAATTACAGTTATTGATATTAAAAAAACCGATGGTTACATCTATGTAAACACCAGTTTATAA
- a CDS encoding nucleotidyltransferase yields MFTKKIKVGIIAEYNPFHNGHIYQLNWVKNKFPNAKIIVALSKKYTQRGELAILSFRKRKKIAKSYGVSKVIPLNVEDTSQAAHIFAERAILKLNKQKINYLVFGCETNDINVFVECAKLIKNNLDTYNSLVKKYLKQKGNSFPRATNLALQELSGKNIELPNDILANEYVKTIIFNDLNIIPVTHERTVNYHSLEINQHYGSATKIREMFFNGEDFSKLTPVPKSWFKKKTIKDYYPKLQKIISKYSPEKLRKYKMVDEGIENLFKKNIDSLDYDSFVQRCVSKRYTSSRIKRTLLFILLKIKK; encoded by the coding sequence ATGTTTACTAAGAAAATCAAAGTAGGAATAATAGCTGAATATAATCCGTTTCACAATGGTCACATTTATCAATTAAATTGAGTAAAAAATAAATTTCCAAATGCTAAGATAATCGTTGCCTTGAGCAAAAAATATACTCAAAGGGGTGAGTTAGCAATTTTATCATTTAGAAAAAGAAAAAAAATTGCAAAATCTTATGGAGTTTCAAAAGTAATCCCGCTTAATGTAGAGGATACTTCTCAAGCAGCACATATTTTTGCAGAAAGAGCAATTTTAAAATTGAATAAACAAAAAATTAACTATCTAGTTTTTGGTTGTGAAACTAATGATATTAATGTTTTTGTTGAATGTGCTAAATTAATTAAGAACAATTTAGATACATACAATTCACTTGTTAAAAAATATCTAAAACAAAAAGGCAATTCTTTTCCTAGAGCAACAAACTTAGCATTACAAGAACTTTCTGGGAAAAATATTGAGTTGCCAAATGATATTTTGGCAAATGAATATGTCAAAACAATAATTTTTAATGATCTAAATATCATTCCAGTTACACACGAAAGAACTGTTAATTATCACTCATTAGAAATTAATCAACATTATGGGAGCGCAACAAAAATTAGAGAGATGTTTTTTAATGGAGAAGATTTTTCTAAATTAACACCTGTACCAAAATCATGATTTAAGAAAAAAACAATTAAAGATTACTATCCTAAACTTCAAAAGATAATTTCAAAGTATAGTCCAGAAAAACTAAGAAAGTATAAAATGGTGGATGAAGGGATTGAAAATTTATTTAAAAAAAACATTGATTCTCTTGATTATGATTCATTTGTACAAAGATGCGTTTCCAAACGTTATACAAGTAGCAGAATTAAGAGAACTTTGTTATTTATTTTACTTAAAATAAAGAAGTAA
- a CDS encoding glycosyltransferase family 2 protein → MIKKDKNKASFQPLISILIPTYNITKYFNDTLKSINKQSYKNIEVIISDDKSSDVYINKLNDIVKNYNELNIKIYQQSENKGVAFARDFLVEKANGDYVLFLDDDDRLYSKNTILNIVENLEEKTEIYAGNFVFSFDLKSNDPNKSYYVNYLINNTVKNTNKAIDYYLSKITFIWGVLYKKSFLTSNNIKFSEHNLRIFEDIASLGKIYFLCKHFKYTNKPTVRYLRRKNSLSNLNIDKFNLKMSLLEQAYTFNRKQIIKILDSKNQQDTDNLIKKLDDAKFVEFLNLLTQHYLKSCKNKQNKMIVESFIKDNILRIKNDLFENSKLKLWTKNMYYLPIFSKIRKQLKNK, encoded by the coding sequence ATGATAAAAAAAGATAAAAATAAAGCATCTTTTCAACCACTAATAAGTATTTTGATACCAACATATAATATAACAAAATATTTTAATGATACACTTAAGTCTATAAATAAGCAAAGCTACAAAAATATTGAAGTTATTATAAGCGATGATAAGTCAAGTGATGTTTATATTAATAAACTAAATGATATTGTCAAAAATTACAACGAACTAAACATAAAAATATATCAACAAAGTGAAAATAAGGGAGTTGCATTTGCTAGAGATTTTTTAGTAGAAAAAGCAAATGGAGATTATGTTTTGTTTCTCGATGACGATGATAGGCTTTACTCAAAAAATACAATTTTAAATATTGTGGAAAATTTAGAAGAAAAAACAGAAATATATGCAGGAAATTTTGTTTTTTCATTTGATTTAAAATCAAATGACCCTAACAAAAGTTATTACGTAAATTATCTAATTAATAATACTGTCAAAAATACTAACAAAGCAATTGATTACTACTTAAGTAAAATCACTTTTATTTGGGGAGTTTTATATAAGAAGAGTTTTTTGACAAGTAATAACATTAAATTCAGTGAACATAACCTAAGAATTTTTGAAGATATAGCATCATTGGGTAAAATTTATTTTTTATGTAAACATTTTAAATACACCAACAAACCCACAGTTAGATATTTAAGAAGAAAAAATAGTCTTTCAAACTTAAACATAGATAAATTTAACCTAAAAATGTCTTTATTAGAACAAGCATACACATTTAACAGAAAACAAATAATAAAAATTTTAGACTCAAAAAATCAACAAGATACAGATAATCTTATAAAAAAACTTGATGATGCAAAGTTTGTGGAATTTCTTAATTTATTAACTCAACATTACCTAAAATCATGTAAAAACAAACAAAACAAAATGATAGTAGAATCATTTATTAAAGATAATATTTTAAGAATTAAAAATGATCTTTTCGAGAATTCTAAGCTTAAATTATGAACAAAAAATATGTATTATTTACCTATCTTTAGTAAAATAAGAAAACAACTTAAAAATAAATAG
- the rpmF gene encoding 50S ribosomal protein L32, with product MAIVPKRKTSKQRKHKRRTHDALTTPNLVACSNCTQLIEQHCVCRFCGFYKGKKVEGFTPINN from the coding sequence ATGGCTATTGTACCAAAACGTAAAACATCCAAACAACGTAAACACAAGAGAAGAACCCACGATGCACTAACAACACCTAACCTTGTTGCATGCTCAAATTGTACTCAATTGATCGAACAACACTGTGTATGCAGATTCTGTGGTTTCTACAAAGGAAAAAAAGTTGAAGGTTTTACACCAATCAATAATTAA